AGACGCCACGAGTTCGCCGCCGTACGCGCCTGTGCCCGGCGCGCCATGGAGAAGCTCGGCGTGCCCCCGCAGCCGATCCTGCCCGGCGCCCACGGCGCGCCGACCTGGCCCGCCGGAATCATCGGCAGCATGACCCACTGCGACGGCTACCGCGCCGCCGCACTGGCCCGCGCCGGCGACCTCGCCTCGCTCGGCATCGACGCCGAGCCCCATGCCCCGCTCCCGGACGGCATCCTCCCCTCCGTCGCCCTGCCCGCCGAACAGGTACGCCTGGCACGCCTGACGGCGGAGCGGCCCGGCGTGCACTGGGACCGGCTCCTGTTCAGCGCCAAGGAGTCCGTCTACAAGGCGTGGTTCCCCCTCACCGGCAAGTGGCTGGACTTCTCCGAGGCCGACATCGAGGTCTTCACGGACCCGGGCGAGGAAGCGCGCGGCGGTCTGCGCGCCCGCCTCCTCGTGCCCGGCCCGGTCGTCGACGGTGAACAGCTCGACGTCTTCGAGGGCCGCTGGACCGTCGGGCGCGGGCTGGTCGCCACGGCGGTCACGGTCCCGCATTCCTCAACTCCCTTCACCCCTCCGGGCACCAGCTCTCCAGGAGCCTGAAGAACGCCTCCTCGTTGCCCGCGAGCCCGGCGTCCGCCAACGCCTGGTCCGCCTCGGCCAGTACCGAGGGCGGGACCAGGACCGGTCGAGGGGCGCCCGGCGGGCCGTCGAAGGCTGCTCGGACCGTGTGCAGCAGCCGTAGATAGGCCTGAACGGCGGCGCGCTCGCGGTCGGTCATCACTGCGGTCTGCATAGGACGGCTCTCCCCTGGTCGGCGTCATGCGCCCCCGCACGGCGGTGGCACGACTCCAGCTTGCCGGGTGCCACTGACAATGCCGTTGCGGCGGGCTCCGGTTCGCCCGCTTAGCGGAGGCGAAACGTCCCCGAAATCCCCGGTGGGACAGCGGCCCTACGCTGGAGGGAAGGGCTTTCGGCCGCTCGTGGGCGGCCAGGTGAACGGGAGGCGAGTGCGTGGAGGACGTCCCGGCACGGCGCCCGGCGCGCGCCGCACGACTGCGCTCGGTGGGTGCCGGAGAACTCGAGCTGCGGTACCGCGTCGTGCACGGATACCGCCGTGCCTTCCGCATGGCCGGCCAGGGCCCGGCGCTGGTCCTCATCCACGGCATCGGCGACTCGTCGGCCACCTGGACCGACCTGATCCCCGATCTCGCCCGCACCCACACCGTGATCGCCCCCGACCTCCTCGGCCACGGCGCCTCCGACAAACCGCGCGCCGACTACTCGGTCGCCGCCTATGCCAACGGCGTCCGCGATCTGCTCACCACCCTCGGCATCGAGTCCGCGACCCTGCTGGGGCACTCGCTGGGCGGGGGAGTGGCGATGCAGTTCGCCTACCAGTTCCCCGAGCGCACCGAACGCCTCGTCCTGGTCAGCGCGGGCGGGGTGGGCCGCGAGGTCAATCCGGTGCTACGGCTCGTCTCGCTCCCGGGGTCCCATCTCGCTCTGTCCGCACTCCGGTTGCCCGGCATGCGCCTCCAAGTCGGCCTCACGGTCGGTTTGTTGCGGCTCCTCGACACCGACCTCGGCCGGGACGCCCCCGAACTCCTCACCCCCGTCGACGCGTTGCCCGACGAGACCGCCCGCAACGCCTTCATCCGCACCCTGCGCGCGGTCGTCGACTGGCGCGGCCAGGTGGTGACCATGCTCGACCGCTGCTACCTCACCGAGGGCATGCCGACCATGCTGCTGTGGGGCGACCGGGACAGTGTGGTGCCGGTCCGGCACGCGTACGGCGCTCACGAGGCCATGCCCGGCAGCCGGCTGGAGATCTTCGAGGGCGCGGGGCACTTCCCGTTCCACACCGACCCGGCACGGTTCCTCACCCTGGTCGAGGAGTTCACCGCCACCACCACCCCCGCACACTGGAGCCGCGAACACTGGCGCGACCTCCTGTGCGAGGGCCGCCCCGGCGTCACGGCCCAGGGCGGCGCGACGGAACGGGACCTGCGGGAGGCGAGCGAACGCAGCGCGACCTAGGCGGGGCGGGTCGTATGACGGACCGTCAACTCCTAGCTGCGCGGCCCCGGATACCCCAGCGCCGCCTCGATCCGCCCCGCCAGGTGGTCGTGCTGCGCCGGCTCCCGCAGGGTCGAACCGGCAAGCCACGTACGGCACTTGCTGGCGAGCAGCAGACCGAAGCTCTCGGCCTCCCGCTCGTCGGCGCGCTCGAACCGGCTGCGGGCCGCCACCTTGAGGACGGTCGCGCGCAGCGCCGCCTCGTCGACGGTCTCGCCGAGCAGCCGGGCGGCCACCGCGGTGCCCCCCACATGGGGGCCGCAGTGACCGGCCTTCATGTGCCACAGCTCGTGGCCCAGGATCACCAACTGGTGGTCGGGCGCGGTGCGTTCCTCGATCACCACGAGGTCCTGGTCGGCCATGTCGAGCCACAGCCCGCTCGCGGTGCAGGCCGGGAAGGCGGCCGTACGGAACTGGACCGGGCGGCCGCGGCGGCGGCTCATCGCGTCGCACAGCGCGGCGTACAGGTCGTGGGGGCGTGCGGGTGCGCCCAGGCTCAGCTCGGCCACCAACTCGCCGCACAGGCGGCGCATCTGCCGTCCGATGCCCACCGTTCTCCCCCGGATCACGACTCGGGCCGCTTCACGCTCTCCAGGAGCATGTCCAGCCACTCGGCGACCTTGTCGCGGTGCTGGTCGGTGGGCAACTGCGCGGCCCGCCAGGCGATTCCGCGCACTCCGTGGTCCTGGAGCAGCCGCTCCAGCGGGTCCTCCGCGGCCTCGGCCGCCGCCCGCTCACGGTCCGCGAGCTTCTGCAACAGCTCCTGCTCGGTGCGCTGGAGGGCGCCCGCGAGTGCTTCGGGGTCCTCGGCCGTGAGGAACCCGGCGTGCACGCGGAAGAAGCGCTGGAGGGCGTCGCAGTGCTCCATGGTGGGACGCCGGTCGCCGTTGATGAGCGCGCCCGCCTGCTGGCGGGACATGCCCGCGCCGTCGGCGATCTCCTGCTGGGTGTACTTGCGCCCGTTGGGCTTGAGTCTGGTGCGGCGCAGCAGGTCGAGGCGTTGCAGGAACCGGGCCTGCACATCGGGTTCGCCCGCGGGACGGCCGCTCAGCAGGGCTCTGACCACGGGCTCCGGGACACCGCAGGCGACGGACAGCCGGCCGATGTGGACGACCTCGGCCTGGGGCACACCGAGCCGTTCGGCGAGCGCGGTGACGCGGTCGACGACGGCGGGCAGCAGAGCGGTCGGCGTCGTGCCCGGTACCTCGAAGCCATCCGACACCGACAGATCTCCTATACGTCTCTCACAGGCTTCTCACAAACGGTGGCTGTGAACATCCCGGAGAGTAGCGGTTGGTTCGAACTCGCATCCAGGTCTCGCCACAACTGTGGCCAATTTCAGCCGTCAACAAGCATGAAATGCCACGATAGTTGACACGGCTCGCGTCGGGGCACCAGGATCAAGGCGCCGCGAGAAGGCCG
The nucleotide sequence above comes from Streptomyces sp. N50. Encoded proteins:
- a CDS encoding alpha/beta hydrolase codes for the protein MEDVPARRPARAARLRSVGAGELELRYRVVHGYRRAFRMAGQGPALVLIHGIGDSSATWTDLIPDLARTHTVIAPDLLGHGASDKPRADYSVAAYANGVRDLLTTLGIESATLLGHSLGGGVAMQFAYQFPERTERLVLVSAGGVGREVNPVLRLVSLPGSHLALSALRLPGMRLQVGLTVGLLRLLDTDLGRDAPELLTPVDALPDETARNAFIRTLRAVVDWRGQVVTMLDRCYLTEGMPTMLLWGDRDSVVPVRHAYGAHEAMPGSRLEIFEGAGHFPFHTDPARFLTLVEEFTATTTPAHWSREHWRDLLCEGRPGVTAQGGATERDLREASERSAT
- a CDS encoding toxin-antitoxin system, toxin component: MRRLCGELVAELSLGAPARPHDLYAALCDAMSRRRGRPVQFRTAAFPACTASGLWLDMADQDLVVIEERTAPDHQLVILGHELWHMKAGHCGPHVGGTAVAARLLGETVDEAALRATVLKVAARSRFERADEREAESFGLLLASKCRTWLAGSTLREPAQHDHLAGRIEAALGYPGPRS
- a CDS encoding helix-turn-helix domain-containing protein — protein: MSDGFEVPGTTPTALLPAVVDRVTALAERLGVPQAEVVHIGRLSVACGVPEPVVRALLSGRPAGEPDVQARFLQRLDLLRRTRLKPNGRKYTQQEIADGAGMSRQQAGALINGDRRPTMEHCDALQRFFRVHAGFLTAEDPEALAGALQRTEQELLQKLADRERAAAEAAEDPLERLLQDHGVRGIAWRAAQLPTDQHRDKVAEWLDMLLESVKRPES
- a CDS encoding 4'-phosphopantetheinyl transferase; its protein translation is MIEELLPDSVVSVETHGDEGLTDAPLYPEEEARVARAVPKRRHEFAAVRACARRAMEKLGVPPQPILPGAHGAPTWPAGIIGSMTHCDGYRAAALARAGDLASLGIDAEPHAPLPDGILPSVALPAEQVRLARLTAERPGVHWDRLLFSAKESVYKAWFPLTGKWLDFSEADIEVFTDPGEEARGGLRARLLVPGPVVDGEQLDVFEGRWTVGRGLVATAVTVPHSSTPFTPPGTSSPGA